In Solenopsis invicta isolate M01_SB chromosome 13, UNIL_Sinv_3.0, whole genome shotgun sequence, one DNA window encodes the following:
- the LOC105206297 gene encoding THAP domain-containing protein 1-like: MPSNCCITGCKNSNKNSFHLFRFPLNRPDILQMWINAIGREGFQPTKNHLICSAHFKAEDYSYMDRPNTSGVRLKNLAVPSIFSKVSAPAFIPNITDYVTNSPAASSSAKTWRSILKKPIKDIDQLSPNVDSESSSTSSLKHTPIVLSESPKATTSANSIDDTIKITTVKKRKIMDPSVYYLKMQKMSPRKQRMQRTIKSLRQKVSRREEKIRSLESLLKTLRYNDKV; encoded by the exons ATGCCAAGCAATTGCTGCATAACGGGTTgcaaaaatagcaataaaaatagttttcatTTATTCAG ATTTCCTTTAAATCGGCCTGACATATTGCAAATGTGGATTAACGCAATTGGAAGAGAAGGTTTTCAACCAACTAAAAATCACCTTATTTGCAGTGCACATTTTAAAGCTGAGGACTACTCGTACATGGACAGACCAAACACAAGTGGTGTACGCTTGAAAAATCTTGCTGTGCCTTCTATATTTTCTAAGGTTTCTGCTCCTGCATTCATACCTAATATAACTGATTATGTAACGAATTCACCCGCTGCAAGTTCGTCTGCAAAAACTTGGAGGAGTATATTAAAGAAACCGATCAAAGATATCGATCAATTATCACCTAATGTTGATTCTGAGAGCTCAAGTACTTCTTCATTAAAACATACTCCAATTGTATTATCTGAGAGTCCAAAAGCAACTACCAGTGCAAATTCAATTgatgatacaattaaaataaccaCGGTAAAGAAACGGAAAATAATGGATCCttcagtttattatttaaagatgcAGAAAATGTCTCCAAGAAAACAACGAATGCAAAGAACAATTAAGTCATTGAGGCAGAAGGTATCACGAAGAGAAGAAAAGATCCGTTCATTGGAGAGTCTATTAAAAACATTACGGTACAATGACAAAGTATAA